From the genome of Cedecea lapagei, one region includes:
- the greA gene encoding transcription elongation factor GreA, with product MQPIPMTLRGAEQLREELDFLKSVRRPEIIAAIAEAREHGDLKENAEYHAAREQQGFCEGRIQDIEAKLSNAQVIDVTRMPNNGRVIFGTTVTVLNLDNDEELTYRIVGDDEADFKKNLISVNSPIARGLVGKECDDVVVIRTPGGDVEFEILKVEYL from the coding sequence ATGCAACCTATCCCGATGACATTACGTGGCGCTGAACAATTACGCGAAGAGCTGGATTTCCTGAAGTCCGTGCGCCGCCCGGAAATCATTGCTGCCATTGCCGAAGCTCGCGAGCATGGCGATCTGAAAGAAAACGCCGAATATCACGCCGCGCGTGAGCAGCAGGGCTTCTGCGAAGGTCGTATTCAGGATATCGAAGCGAAGCTGTCCAATGCTCAGGTGATCGACGTCACAAGAATGCCAAATAACGGCCGCGTGATTTTTGGCACCACCGTAACGGTATTGAATCTGGACAACGACGAAGAGCTGACTTACCGCATTGTGGGCGACGATGAGGCTGATTTTAAAAAGAATCTTATCTCTGTCAATTCGCCTATTGCTCGCGGCCTGGTGGGGAAGGAGTGCGACGATGTTGTGGTGATTCGCACGCCTGGCGGCGATGTTGAATTCGAAATTCTGAAAGTGGAATATTTGTAA
- the yhbY gene encoding ribosome assembly RNA-binding protein YhbY, translated as MNLSTKQKQHLKGLAHPLKPVVLLGNNGLTEGVLAEIEQALEHHELIKVKIATEDRETKTLIVDAIVRETGACNVQVIGKTLVLYRPSKERKISLPK; from the coding sequence ATGAATCTGAGTACTAAACAAAAACAGCACCTGAAAGGTCTAGCTCATCCGCTCAAGCCGGTCGTTCTGCTTGGCAACAATGGTTTGACCGAAGGGGTACTGGCCGAGATTGAACAAGCGCTTGAGCACCATGAGTTAATCAAGGTGAAGATCGCAACGGAAGATCGCGAAACGAAAACCTTAATTGTGGATGCCATCGTGCGGGAAACCGGCGCCTGTAACGTACAGGTCATCGGTAAAACGCTGGTGCTCTATCGCCCTTCTAAAGAGCGGAAGATTTCTCTGCCGAAGTAA